One genomic segment of Fusobacterium nucleatum includes these proteins:
- the purC gene encoding phosphoribosylaminoimidazolesuccinocarboxamide synthase, whose product MEKGKFIYEGKAKQLYETDDKDLVIVHYKDDATAGNGAKKGTIHNKGIMNNEITALIFNMLEEHGIKTHFVKKLNDRDQLCQKVKIFPLEVIVRNIIAGSMAKRVGIKEGTKINNTIFEICYKNDEYGDPLINDHHAVAMGLVTYDELKEIYDITGKINNLLKEKFNNIGITLVDFKIEFGKNSKGEILLADEITPDTCRLWDKKTGEKLDKDRFRRDLGNIEEAYIEVVKRLTEKK is encoded by the coding sequence ATGGAAAAAGGTAAATTTATTTATGAAGGTAAGGCAAAACAATTATATGAAACTGATGATAAGGATTTAGTTATTGTTCACTATAAAGATGATGCAACAGCAGGAAATGGAGCAAAAAAAGGAACTATCCACAATAAAGGAATAATGAATAATGAAATAACAGCTTTAATATTTAATATGTTGGAAGAACATGGAATAAAAACTCATTTTGTAAAAAAGTTAAATGATAGAGACCAATTATGTCAAAAAGTAAAAATATTCCCTCTTGAAGTAATAGTTAGAAATATAATAGCTGGTTCTATGGCTAAAAGAGTTGGAATAAAAGAAGGAACTAAAATAAATAACACTATATTTGAAATTTGTTATAAAAATGATGAATATGGAGATCCTTTAATAAATGATCATCATGCAGTGGCAATGGGACTTGTGACTTATGATGAATTAAAAGAAATTTATGATATAACTGGAAAAATAAATAATCTTTTAAAAGAAAAATTTAATAATATTGGTATAACATTAGTAGATTTTAAAATTGAATTTGGTAAAAATTCTAAGGGAGAAATTTTACTTGCTGATGAAATTACTCCTGATACTTGTAGATTATGGGATAAGAAAACAGGAGAAAAATTAGATAAGGATAGATTTAGAAGAGATTTAGGAAACATAGAAGAAGCATATATAGAAGTAGTTAAAAGATTAACTGAAAAAAAATAA
- the purF gene encoding amidophosphoribosyltransferase, with amino-acid sequence MGILALHSKKVRKDLVGIAYYGMYSLQHRGQAGAGYTICDSKTNNEVRIKTIKNVGLVSDVFKVEDFQKFIGTILIAHTRYGSKNTVSSRNCQPVGGESAMGYISLVHNGDISNQAELKQELLNNGSLFQTAIDTEIILKLLSINGKYGYKEAVLKTVEKLKGCFTLGIIINDKLIGVRDPEGLRPLCLGKIVEDDMYVLASESCALDAIGAEFVRDIEAGEMVVIDDNGVESIKYKASTKKASSFEYIYFGRPDSVIDGISVYDFRHQTGRYLYEQNPIEADIVIGVPDSGVPAGIGYSEASGIPYSAALLKNKYVGRTFIAPVQELRERAVKVKLNPIKKLIKGKRVVVIDDSIVRGTTSKKLIDILFEAGAKEVHFRSASPVVIEESYFGVNIDPNNKLMGSYMSIEEIRKVIGATTLDYLSLKNLKKILNGGEDFYMSCFKEDE; translated from the coding sequence ATGGGAATATTAGCTTTACATTCAAAAAAAGTTAGAAAGGATTTAGTGGGAATCGCATATTATGGAATGTATTCTTTACAACACAGAGGACAAGCAGGAGCAGGATACACTATATGTGACTCTAAAACTAATAATGAAGTAAGAATAAAAACCATTAAAAATGTGGGACTTGTATCAGATGTATTTAAAGTTGAAGATTTTCAAAAATTTATTGGAACTATCTTAATAGCTCATACAAGATATGGGAGTAAAAATACAGTTTCTTCAAGAAATTGTCAACCTGTTGGTGGAGAGTCTGCTATGGGCTATATATCTCTTGTACATAATGGTGATATATCAAATCAAGCTGAGTTAAAACAGGAACTATTAAACAATGGTTCTTTATTCCAAACAGCAATAGATACTGAAATTATACTAAAACTTTTAAGTATCAATGGTAAGTACGGTTATAAAGAAGCAGTTTTAAAAACAGTTGAAAAATTAAAAGGTTGCTTTACTCTTGGAATAATAATAAATGATAAACTTATAGGAGTTCGTGATCCTGAAGGATTAAGACCATTATGTTTAGGTAAAATAGTTGAAGATGATATGTATGTTCTGGCTTCTGAATCTTGTGCATTAGATGCTATTGGTGCAGAATTTGTAAGAGATATAGAAGCAGGAGAAATGGTAGTTATAGACGACAATGGAGTGGAAAGCATAAAATATAAAGCAAGCACTAAAAAAGCTAGTTCCTTTGAATATATTTATTTTGGAAGACCAGATAGTGTTATAGATGGAATAAGTGTTTATGATTTTAGACATCAAACAGGTAGGTATCTATATGAACAAAATCCGATAGAAGCGGATATCGTTATTGGAGTTCCTGATTCAGGTGTTCCAGCTGGAATAGGTTATTCTGAGGCAAGTGGAATTCCTTACTCAGCAGCACTTTTAAAAAATAAATATGTAGGTAGAACATTTATTGCTCCTGTTCAAGAGTTAAGAGAAAGAGCAGTAAAAGTTAAACTAAATCCTATTAAAAAATTAATTAAAGGAAAAAGAGTTGTTGTTATAGATGATTCTATTGTTCGTGGGACAACTTCAAAAAAATTAATAGATATTTTATTTGAAGCAGGAGCAAAAGAAGTTCATTTCAGATCTGCTTCTCCTGTTGTTATAGAAGAATCATATTTTGGAGTAAATATAGACCCTAATAATAAGTTAATGGGAAGCTATATGAGTATTGAAGAAATTAGAAAAGTAATAGGAGCAACAACTTTGGATTATCTTTCATTAAAAAATTTAAAGAAGATTTTGAATGGTGGAGAAGATTTTTATATGAGTTGCTTTAAGGAGGATGAATAA
- the purM gene encoding phosphoribosylformylglycinamidine cyclo-ligase — translation MINSYKDSGVDKEEGYKAVELMKKNVLKTHNKAVLTNLGSFGAMYELGQYKNPVLISGTDGVGTKLEIAMKQKKYDTVGIDCVAMCVNDVLCHGAKPLFFLDYLACGKLDAEIAAQLVSGVTEGCLQSYAALVGGETAEMPGFYKEGDYDIAGFCVGIVEKENLIDGSKVKEGNKIIAVASSGFHSNGYSLVRKVFTDYNEKISLKEYGENVTMGDVLLTPTKIYVKPILKVLEKFNVNGMAHITGGGLFENLPRCMGKELSPVVLKDKVKVPEIFKLIAERSKIKEEELFGTFNMGVGFTLVVEEKDVEAIIELLTSLGEIAYEIGHIEKGDHSLCLK, via the coding sequence ATGATAAACTCTTATAAAGATTCAGGTGTAGATAAGGAAGAAGGATACAAAGCAGTTGAATTAATGAAGAAAAATGTTTTAAAAACTCATAATAAAGCTGTTCTAACAAACTTAGGTAGCTTTGGAGCTATGTATGAATTAGGACAATATAAAAATCCTGTTTTAATTTCTGGAACTGATGGAGTTGGAACAAAATTGGAAATTGCAATGAAACAAAAAAAATATGATACAGTAGGAATAGACTGTGTTGCTATGTGTGTGAATGATGTGTTATGTCATGGAGCAAAACCATTATTTTTTTTAGATTATTTAGCTTGTGGAAAACTTGATGCAGAAATTGCAGCACAATTAGTTTCAGGAGTTACAGAAGGTTGTTTACAATCTTATGCAGCTTTAGTAGGGGGAGAAACTGCTGAAATGCCTGGTTTTTATAAAGAAGGTGACTATGATATAGCTGGTTTCTGTGTTGGAATAGTTGAAAAAGAAAATTTAATTGATGGTTCAAAAGTTAAAGAAGGAAATAAAATAATAGCAGTAGCTTCAAGCGGTTTCCATAGTAATGGATATTCATTAGTAAGAAAAGTTTTTACTGATTATAATGAAAAAATTTCTTTGAAAGAATACGGAGAAAATGTAACTATGGGAGATGTTTTATTAACTCCTACAAAAATTTATGTAAAACCTATATTAAAAGTTTTAGAAAAATTTAATGTAAATGGTATGGCACATATAACAGGTGGAGGATTATTTGAAAATTTACCTCGTTGTATGGGAAAAGAATTATCTCCTGTTGTACTTAAAGATAAGGTAAAGGTTCCTGAAATTTTTAAATTAATTGCTGAAAGAAGTAAAATAAAAGAAGAAGAATTATTTGGAACTTTCAATATGGGAGTAGGTTTTACTTTAGTAGTAGAAGAAAAAGATGTTGAAGCTATCATTGAATTATTAACTTCATTAGGGGAAATTGCTTATGAAATAGGCCATATCGAAAAAGGAGATCATTCTTTATGTTTAAAATAA
- a CDS encoding phosphoribosylglycinamide formyltransferase: MFKIIVLVSGSGTNMLQLIKNDIKIDCIIADRECKAKNIADEYKIDFILLNRNKEISKNLLKIFEERKSDLIVLAGFLSILDGEILEKYKNKIINIHPSLLPKYGGKGMYGLKVHQAVFKNGDKESGCTVHYVTSNVDAGEIIGQEKVNISMAKSPEEIQKIVLEREWKLLPKVVKELIKKSINN; encoded by the coding sequence ATGTTTAAAATAATAGTGTTAGTATCTGGTAGTGGAACTAATATGTTGCAACTTATAAAAAATGATATAAAAATAGATTGTATAATCGCTGATAGAGAATGTAAAGCAAAAAATATTGCAGATGAATATAAAATTGATTTTATTCTTTTAAATAGAAATAAAGAAATTTCTAAAAATTTATTAAAAATATTTGAAGAAAGAAAGTCTGATTTAATTGTATTGGCAGGATTTTTATCTATATTAGATGGAGAAATTTTAGAAAAATATAAGAATAAAATTATAAATATACATCCATCATTATTGCCAAAATATGGAGGTAAAGGAATGTATGGCTTAAAAGTTCATCAGGCAGTTTTTAAAAATGGAGATAAAGAAAGTGGTTGTACAGTACATTATGTAACTTCAAATGTTGATGCAGGTGAAATTATAGGGCAGGAAAAAGTTAATATCAGTATGGCAAAATCTCCAGAAGAAATACAAAAAATAGTCTTAGAAAGAGAATGGAAATTATTACCAAAAGTTGTAAAAGAATTAATAAAAAAGAGCATTAATAATTGA
- a CDS encoding class I SAM-dependent methyltransferase, with product MEKLDGVANTLYVPLYGRIYVSKKFPEYFYDEMALKIEEKFTSGISKGSFEYTNMAYGARYYNMDKMIIKFIEEHKISNIVLLGIGLETAYDRITQKYGLGEVNYYGIDFPEVIEIRKKYFGERKQETLIAGDMFEMEWKDQIDTSIPTLLIVSGVFQYFFEDKIIEFIKNLKKEFPYGELIFDTARKKTGLRFANWYIRRTGNLEALMHFYIEDSVDFSKKTDTILVEELIFFKVARELLRKKLKFITKLFMKIADYKRQALIIHLKW from the coding sequence ATGGAAAAATTAGATGGAGTAGCTAATACATTATATGTACCATTATATGGAAGAATTTATGTGTCAAAAAAATTTCCAGAATATTTTTATGATGAAATGGCATTAAAAATAGAAGAGAAATTTACATCAGGTATTTCCAAAGGCAGTTTTGAATATACAAATATGGCTTATGGTGCTAGATACTATAATATGGATAAGATGATAATTAAATTTATTGAAGAACACAAAATATCTAATATTGTTTTACTAGGAATAGGTTTAGAAACAGCCTATGATCGTATAACTCAAAAATATGGATTAGGAGAAGTAAATTATTATGGTATAGATTTTCCAGAGGTAATTGAAATTCGTAAAAAATATTTTGGTGAAAGAAAACAAGAAACATTAATAGCTGGGGATATGTTTGAAATGGAGTGGAAAGACCAAATTGACACATCTATACCGACACTTTTAATTGTTTCAGGGGTATTTCAATATTTTTTTGAAGATAAGATTATTGAATTTATTAAAAATTTAAAAAAAGAATTTCCTTATGGTGAGTTAATTTTTGATACTGCAAGGAAAAAAACTGGATTAAGATTTGCTAATTGGTATATTAGGAGAACTGGAAACCTAGAAGCATTAATGCATTTCTATATTGAGGATAGTGTTGATTTTTCTAAAAAAACAGATACTATATTAGTAGAAGAACTTATTTTTTTTAAAGTTGCTAGAGAACTTCTTAGAAAAAAACTTAAATTTATAACTAAACTATTTATGAAAATTGCTGATTATAAAAGACAAGCATTAATTATACATCTAAAATGGTAG
- the purH gene encoding bifunctional phosphoribosylaminoimidazolecarboxamide formyltransferase/IMP cyclohydrolase produces the protein MKKRALISVYDKTGILDFANFLVSKGIEIISTGGTYKYLKENNIEVIEVSKITNFEEMLDGRVKTLHPNIHGGILALRDNEEHMRTLKERNIDTIDYVIVNLYPFFEKVKENLSFEEKIEFIDIGGPTMLRSAAKSFKDVVVISDVKDYELVKEEMNKSNDVSYETRKRLAGKVFNLTSAYDAAISQFLLDEDFPEYLNISYKKSMEMRYGENSHQKAAYYTDNMSDGAMKDFKQLNGKELSYNNIRDMDLAWKVVSEFDEICCCAVKHSTPCGVALGDNVEEAYKKAYETDPVSIFGGIVAFNREVDEVTARLLNEIFLEIIIAPSFSKSALEILSKKKNIRLIECKNKPSDKKELIKVDGGILIQDTNNRLYEDLEVVTKAKPTRQEEKDLIFALKVVKFVKSNAIVVAKNLQTLGIGGGEVSRIWAAEKALERAKERFNTTDVVLSSDAFFPFKDVVELAAKNGVKAIIQPSGSVNDKDSIEECDKNNISMIFSKLRHFKH, from the coding sequence ATGAAAAAAAGAGCTTTAATTTCAGTATATGATAAAACAGGTATATTGGATTTTGCAAATTTTTTAGTCAGTAAAGGAATAGAAATTATTTCTACTGGTGGAACATATAAATATTTAAAAGAAAATAATATTGAAGTCATTGAAGTTAGTAAAATAACAAATTTTGAAGAAATGTTAGATGGTAGAGTTAAAACTTTACACCCAAATATACATGGTGGAATTTTAGCACTGAGAGATAATGAAGAACATATGAGAACTTTAAAGGAAAGAAATATTGATACTATTGATTATGTTATAGTAAATCTATATCCTTTCTTTGAAAAAGTTAAAGAAAATTTATCATTTGAAGAAAAAATTGAATTTATAGATATAGGTGGTCCTACAATGCTTAGGTCTGCTGCTAAATCTTTTAAAGATGTGGTTGTTATTTCTGATGTCAAAGATTATGAACTTGTAAAAGAAGAAATGAATAAGTCTAATGATGTTTCTTATGAAACTAGAAAAAGATTAGCAGGAAAAGTATTTAACTTAACTTCTGCCTATGATGCAGCTATATCACAATTCTTATTAGATGAAGACTTTCCAGAGTATCTAAATATTTCATATAAAAAATCTATGGAAATGAGATATGGAGAAAACTCTCATCAAAAAGCTGCATACTATACTGATAATATGTCAGATGGAGCTATGAAAGATTTTAAACAACTTAATGGAAAAGAACTTTCATATAATAATATTAGAGATATGGACTTAGCTTGGAAAGTTGTTTCAGAATTTGATGAAATTTGTTGCTGTGCAGTAAAACATTCAACACCTTGTGGAGTAGCATTAGGAGATAATGTAGAAGAAGCTTATAAAAAAGCTTATGAAACAGATCCAGTGTCTATTTTTGGTGGAATAGTAGCTTTTAATAGAGAAGTTGATGAAGTAACTGCTAGATTATTAAATGAAATATTTTTAGAAATTATAATAGCACCAAGTTTTTCAAAATCTGCTTTGGAAATTTTAAGTAAAAAGAAAAATATAAGACTTATTGAATGCAAAAATAAACCAAGTGATAAAAAAGAATTAATAAAAGTTGATGGTGGAATTTTAATTCAAGATACAAATAATAGATTATATGAAGATTTAGAAGTTGTAACAAAAGCTAAGCCTACAAGACAAGAAGAAAAAGATTTAATTTTTGCTTTAAAAGTCGTAAAATTTGTAAAATCAAATGCTATTGTTGTAGCAAAAAATTTACAAACATTAGGAATAGGTGGAGGAGAAGTCAGTAGAATTTGGGCTGCTGAAAAAGCATTAGAAAGAGCAAAGGAAAGATTTAATACAACAGATGTTGTACTTTCTTCAGATGCATTTTTTCCATTTAAAGATGTTGTTGAATTAGCAGCTAAAAATGGAGTTAAAGCTATAATTCAACCTAGTGGTTCTGTAAATGATAAAGATTCTATTGAAGAATGTGATAAAAATAATATCTCTATGATATTCTCAAAATTAAGACACTTTAAACATTAA